A portion of the Parasteatoda tepidariorum isolate YZ-2023 chromosome 5, CAS_Ptep_4.0, whole genome shotgun sequence genome contains these proteins:
- the LOC139424824 gene encoding FH1/FH2 domain-containing protein 3-like — MEKFPKSSDLYSEIGSVTRASKIDYGEVTKSLNKMESECKASWDYLKAILKHDCNITMKVRTTEFLSDCAERIIVLKVIHRRMINRYHKFLVYLGCSSQSIEELSIQKCCRILSEFALEYRTTRERVLQQIEKKANHRERNKTRGKLITDMEKFKTKEQQADQELRQLLGNPGIYNEDHKTQKWGTVPGVRGRVRPLLGPGGSLGRHGAPTKEDNFTDGDDEILETLVKTATTQSSRNEPRIRKKARYGDRKSLRRTLKGGLELSEEERHMLSSITT, encoded by the exons ATGGAAAAGTTTCCTAAATCCAGTGATCTCTACTCAGAAATAGGATCTGTCACAAGAGCTTCCAAA ATTGATTATGGTGAGGTGACAAAAAGTCTTAATAAAATGGAGAGTGAGTGCAAAGCATCATGGGATTATTTAAAAGCTATACTGAAACATGACTGCAACATTACTATGAAAGTAAG AACAACAGAATTTCTCTCAGATTGTGCTGAAAGGataatagttttgaaagttATTCACAGAAGAATGATAAATAG GTACCATAAATTCCTTGTGTACCTAGGATGCAGCAGTCAATCGATAGAAGAGCTTTCCATCCAAAAGTGTTGCAGAATTCTGAGTGAGTTTGCCCTGGAATATAGAACGACGAGGGAGAGGGTGCTGCAACAGATAGAGAAGAAGGCCAATCACAGAGAGAGGAATAAAACAAGAGGGAAACTCATAACtgat atggaaaaatttaagacaaagGAGCAGCAAGCTGACCAAGAATTGAGGCAGCTTTTGGGAAATCCTGGTATCTACAATGAAGATCACAAAACACAAAAATGGGGAACTGTTCCAGGCGTCCGAGGCAGAGTTAGACCACTCCTAG GTCCAGGAGGTAGTTTGGGTAGACACGGAGCTCCCACGAAAGAGGATAACTTCACTGACGGTGATGACGAAATCCTGGAAACATTAGTCAAAACAGCCACCACCCAGTCTTCCAGAAATGAACCCAGGATACGCAAGAAAGCTAGATATGGTGATAGAAAGTCTT